A window of the Lactuca sativa cultivar Salinas chromosome 7, Lsat_Salinas_v11, whole genome shotgun sequence genome harbors these coding sequences:
- the LOC111883761 gene encoding protein S-acyltransferase 24, which produces MKSQGRASEPAQAKIGTRRLEEQPEKGKAVETADSPVRHTVRLTTADQEVTIPVFLFRPSGSTRRLLLGRRRKGRTPLHWAAYKGFADIVRLLLFLDANGKHQDKEGFIPLHWAAIRGNLTACRILVQAGKKDDLMMTDNSGLTPQQHASDRNHQQVTNFLGNARKLHYEGGIFGKLSKLRLAAALVCVIFMLLLTYINSVIMASNFPTLTDVSAFFAWIGVILATTGLILFYRCSCKDPGYIKSNRNDSKDTRDDEPLLKLELRDPAILAGKWTRLCAACKIIQPLEAEHCDTCERCVEQLDHHCPLISNCIAKKNKWDFLGFLVLEVFAMMITGIVSLTRIVRDPWAPSSIGGWLLHVGYQHVGVVLFLVSDIFLLICVSIFTYVQISQYNVDDFQDKYIWKASTIARVSSVWSCRQYA; this is translated from the exons ATGAAAAGCCAGGGTAGAGCCTCGGAGCCGGCCCAAGCGAAGATCGGCACTCGCAGGCTTGAGGAGCAGCCCGAAAAAGGGAAAGCCGTGGAGACGGCAGACTCGCCAGTCAGGCACACCGTGAGGCTGACTACAGCAGACCAGGAGGTTACAATTCCTGTTTTCCTGTTTCGGCCTTCGGGGTCAACTCGGCGGCTTCTATTAGGAAGACGGCGCAAAG GAAGAACCCCTTTACATTG GGCTGCATATAAAGGTTTTGCAGATATTGTACGTCTTCTTCTCTTTCTGGATGCAAATGGAAAGCACCAAGACAAAGAAG GTTTTATACCTTTACATTGGGCTGCTATCAGGGGAAATTTAACAGCATGCAGAATATTAGTGCAAGCAGGAAAGAaagatgatttaatgatgactgATAATAGTGGCCTTACACCACAACAACATGCTTCTGATAGAAATCATCAACAAGTTACAAATTTCCTT GGTAATGCTAGGAAGTTGCATTATGAGGGGGGTATATTTGGGAAGCTATCAAAACTAAGGCTAGCAGCAGCACTTGTGTGTGTAATATTTATGCTACTTTTGACCTATATCAATTCAGTCATCATGG CTTCAAATTTTCCAACATTAACAGATGTTTCTGCATTTTTTGCATGGATTGGTGTAATATTAGCAACTACAGGATTAATTCTTTTCTATCGGTGTAGCTG CAAAGATCCAGGTTACATTAAATCCAACAGAAATGATTCAAAAGATACAAGAGATGAT GAGCCTTTACTTAAGCTTGAGTTGCGGGACCCAGCGATCCTAGCTGGCAAATGGACTCGACTCTGTGCAGCTTGTAAG ATTATTCAACCTCTTGAAGCAGAGCATTGTGACACATGTGAGCGTTGTGTGGAGCAATTAGACCATCACTGCCCTTTGATATCTAATTGCATCGCAAag AAAAACAAATGGGATTTTTTGGGTTTTcttgttcttgaagtttttgccATGATGATAACGGGTATCGTTTCCCTTACAA GAATTGTGAGGGATCCATGGGCTCCATCTTCTATTGGGGGGTGGTTGCTACATGTTGGTTATCAACATGTTGGTGTTGTATTATTTTTAGTTTCAGATATTTTTCTCTTGATTTGTGTCTCGATTTTTACTTATGTGCAAATTTCTCAG TACAATGTTGATGATTTTCAGGACAAATATATTTGGAAAGCAAGCACTATTGCACGGGTATCGTCTGTATGGTCTTGCAGACAATATGCATAA
- the LOC111883852 gene encoding syntaxin-32 yields MNLKSAQASSYRDRTHEFSSISERLRKSISPSNAVAGINSSGGGAGGSTKIEGSRSTVAFQSEFNKRASKIGYGIHHTSQKLARLAKLAKRTSVFDDPTMEIQELTAVIKQDITALNSAVVDLQLVCNSQNQSENVSSDTTTHSTTVVDNLKNRLMSATKEFKEVLTMRTENLKVHENRRQLFSATSSKETANPFVRQRPLSNKSTAGPSPSNSPPPWANESSTSSPLFQRKHGDSESQPLIQQQNQQQQQMVPLQDSYMQSRAEALHNVESTIHELGNIFTQLATMVSQQGELAIRIDENMEDTLANVEGAQGQLMRYLNSISSNRWLMIKIFFVLIAFLMIFLFFVA; encoded by the exons ATGAATTTGAAATCGGCGCAAGCGTCGTCTTATAGAGATCGTACACATGAGTTTTCGAGCATATCGGAGAGGCTTAGAAAGTCGATATCGCCATCAAATGCGGTAGCAGGGATTAATAGCAGTGGAGGTGGTGCTGGTGGTTCCACCAAGATTGAGGGATCTCGATCAACAGTCGCATTCCAATCCGAGTTTAACAAGAGGGCTTCCAAAATCGGGTATGGCATTCACCACACATCGCAGAAGCTAGCCAGGCTTGCAAAAC TGGCAAAGAGGACATCTGTCTTTGATGATCCAACAATGGAGATCCAAGAACTGACTGCTGTCATAAAGCAGGACATTACTGCCCTTAATTCAGCCGTGGTGGATTTGCAGCTTGTTTGTAATTCCCAAAACCAAAGTGAAAATGTTTCAAGTGATACAACCACCCATTCAACCACTGTTGTTGACAATCTCAAGAACCGTTTGATGAGCGCCACAAAGGAGTTCAAAGAAGTTCTTACAATGCGCACAGAG AACTTAAAGGTTCATGAGAATAGAAGACAGTTATTTTCTGCAACTAGTTCAAAAGAAACTGCTAATCCATTTGTTCGCCAACGTCCTTTATCCAACAAATCAACTGCGGGTCCCAGTCCATCAAATTCTCCTCCTCCATGGGCTAATGAATCTTCAACTTCATCTCCTTTGTTTCAAAG GAAGCATGGAGATAGTGAATCTCAACCATTAATACAACAACAAAATCAGCAGCAACAACAAATGGTTCCATTACAAGATAGCTACATGCAGAGTAGAGCAGAGGCTCTTCATAATGTTGAGTCAACTATTCATGAGTTGGGGAACATTTTTACACAATTGGCAACCATGGTTTCTCAACAAGGGGAGCTTGCAATAAG GATTGATGAAAACATGGAGGATACTTTGGCAAATGTAGAAGGGGCACAAGGACAACTAATGAGGTACCTCAATAGTATATCATCCAATCGGTGGCTCATGattaaaatattttttgtatTGATTGCATTTCTCATGATTTTCCTCTTTTTTGTTGCATAA